One Candidatus Aegiribacteria sp. genomic window carries:
- a CDS encoding nucleotidyltransferase domain-containing protein — MGIPDSIIREVRIYCKEHGVKNLFLFGSYARSDATQSSDIDLLIEFQTDMQISYLDLLIIKSDLERIMGAKVDLIEKDTLVNPIRRKGILAEKILLYAS, encoded by the coding sequence ATGGGAATCCCGGATTCAATTATCAGAGAAGTCAGGATATACTGCAAAGAGCATGGTGTGAAAAATCTGTTCCTTTTTGGCTCATATGCGAGAAGTGATGCAACACAATCAAGCGATATAGACCTCCTGATCGAATTCCAAACCGACATGCAGATAAGCTACCTGGATTTACTAATCATAAAGTCAGACCTTGAGAGAATAATGGGAGCCAAAGTGGATCTGATAGAAAAAGATACTCTGGTGAATCCTATCCGTCGCAAGGGGATACTGGCGGAGAAGATACTTCTCTATGCATCCTGA
- a CDS encoding DUF86 domain-containing protein, with translation MTGIDLHRFEADKMLRYAVERQLLVIGEAAKRLSEDFKKKRLQFPGMLSSV, from the coding sequence GTGACCGGTATTGACTTGCATCGTTTCGAAGCGGACAAGATGCTGCGCTATGCAGTGGAAAGACAGTTGCTTGTGATCGGTGAGGCTGCAAAACGACTTTCAGAGGATTTCAAAAAAAAACGCCTTCAGTTTCCTGGAATGCTATCATCGGTTTGA
- a CDS encoding DUF86 domain-containing protein: MIGLRNILAHEYGEVLIERIWLVAIKDLDRTFHQVA; the protein is encoded by the coding sequence ATCATCGGTTTGAGAAACATCTTAGCTCATGAGTATGGAGAAGTTCTCATTGAACGGATCTGGTTAGTGGCCATAAAGGATCTAGACCGCACATTTCACCAGGTTGCGTAA